ATGAGATGCACAGCTGGAGAATTAACTCAAACATTTCCCACATCTATGTTTGGCTGAGACAAAGAGGCACTGGAACTGAAAACAATGAGATAATAAACATCAACCACTCTTATTATCAAAGCAGTATTTGCTCAGGTTGTCTGCTGTTTTCAACACAATGTAGTGTTTTGGaaataatttatcatttattaataattaataaatgattaattaatcatttatcCGTAAGTGTATCTGGGGAATTGAACTCATGAAGGGTTAGGCTATAGTTCTATCTTTTGAgcattttaaaagcttttatCTTAAACGTGAAAGGTTTTTAATGAATGACCAAAAGGTCATCAGGGCCTGTATATTAATGTCTTTTCTGACCtttattaaatgacaaaattaaccTAAGAGTCAATAGTCATTTACAATGAAGATTAAACATTTATACTGAGTATCATTTTTTATCCCACACCAACTGCTTCATGAATTGTTAAGTTTGAAAGTGATCTCTTGTATTGTATTGCACAATGTGTTCAAGCAGAGGGAGACATCTGGTGGTTGTAACAAGTATGTACTTTACATCCAAATATTTTGCAGTACCTAGAATTGAAACAATTCATTAAACAATTCGAGATGTCAGAACACAATGACATATTTCatactgtcacacacacacacacacaaacaaaacagctgccacattattattttttttaaaatcacccCATGTTGTTTTATTAGAGAAGGGGAAATCTGATAATCAAGTTGCATTTAGTAGTTTAACAAAGAAATAATATTCAGTCCAACAATCTGAACTGGAATGCTCGGTCAAAATGAAGTGTACTAAACCAGTACTGAAATGACAGGCCTGGAAGAAGGAAACAACTGGGGCTAGAGCAGAGAATAAATTAGTTTGCTTGTCCATGAATAAGACtgaataagatttttttttttttttttgcagtggtATGATAGCAGATGGCATCAGAAAGGGATACATTAGGAGTGTGTGTTGCGTGGAGTGTTCTGAAAGCTGTTTGGTCCGGTCATTATGGTATACTATGAAATAATCAATCTGCTACATATTCAGTAGCAAATATACTGGTGTgtaaaattaaagggatagttcacccaaaaatgaaaattttgtcattaattactcaccctcatgtcgatccaaacctgtaagacattcagtcatctttggaacacaaattaagatatttttgatgaaatccgtgagcCTTCTGGCCTCCAAAAGAATGCAACATAataaccactttcaaggcccagaaaggtagtaaagacatctgtaaaatagtccatgtgactacagtggttcaaacttaatgttatgaagagacaaaaatatttttttgtgcacaaatcaaacaaaaataactttattcaacaatttattcTCTTCCATGTCAATCTCCTATGCTGATcacgtagtaaacacagtgcagcgcttccgggttctacatcagaacggcGACTCAGCATTGGCCGACACTGTTCATTGTATTGGCAGCAtgacacatgcgtgtgatgctgacgcaggagcggCCAATAAAGTGTCAGCTTTCttacgtagaacctggaagcactgccCTGTGTCTACAATGTAAACAGCACAGGAAAATGACAGGGaggagaagaaattgttgaatgaagtcgttatttttgttttgtttttgcgcacaaaaagtattctcgctgcttcataaaattaaggttgaaccactgtagtcacatggactattttaactatgtctttactacctttctgggccttaaaAGTGGTAATTGTGTTACAGTCAGAGGCCAGAAGGCTCAcgcatttcatcaaaaatatcttatctttgtgttccgaagatgaacgaaggtcttacgggtttggaacgacatgaacgtgagtaactaatgacagaattttcatttttgggtgaactaaccctttaaaattaatGTGTCAAATGAGTTGGTAGTGTTGCCATGCCATATAATCAAGTaggctgaagaaaaaaaaaagttcactcAAAAACAAGTTAATGGGTTAGGAGCTTAATCTAGTTTCCTAAATAAGATTAGGAAATGGTAtggagtgaaaaaaaaaaagatcaatagATCTGTAGAGATCTGTGAGttgattgttttataatgtGTATAATGTTGTATAATGTGTAAAACCTGTGCTTTTTGTGAAATTTGAATTTGATAATCTTGCTGCTATAAAAAAGGTCCATTATTAGAAGAATTCCACTGAGTAACAGCACAGGTACAACCAACTTAACACTGCAGCTGCATGCTATAACAAACTAGCAGCCATATTATTGAATTCAAACAGAGTTTTCAGTAACAAATTGCATAACTTGCATTGGGCATCACATACATTTATTGGATGAATTTGGGTAAATTGGGCCACTTTGACAGCCAAAAGTGGCCCAATTTACTTTATTTCACCCTTTGTTACAGAGTTATCTGCTAGTGACAATATACAATGTCCAAATCCAGGGAAGCTTTTTCATCATTTTAACAAACTCTAGTATCAATCAGTTTGATcagttattttatgtttttacctTGAACTGAAAATATAAGATCTACTTTGCTGGTCAGTGCCTAACAGATTTTGAGAACGCACATACCCCCTAAACTTCCCTTtcaatgtaaaattaaatatctgcatttttatatataaccTCAAAAACAAGCCTTACAAACAAGGTTTTTACTTTCATATGAACACTGTAGTGATACATTGAAATATTCTGTCCAACAGCAACTATTTTCACTATTTTAGTTGTTCATAATTATACATACTGTATCTAACCTACACAAATCTTTgttcttaaaaaatatattcacaatCAAGGAATAAAGTATCCTCTAAAGTATGTTTATGTctgaaatgcattaaaaaaatagatGATAATAGATCAGTAACTGAGTTTGTCCATAAACCTCCATTTAAATATCTCAGTGTACTAAttacacaaacaacaaaaaccTATCTTTGCACATTTAAGCTCTGTTATATAACTCACATCGGCAGTTAATGATTATTTTAcggacaaaaataaaagcataatTCTTCAATCAGTCTTTGATCAGTACAAATGCCTGAAACTGGCAATCCTTGTTTGGTAAGACTTGCCAGACAAACAAacgaacaaacaaataaacaaaacagaatgcaaaaacattaaaccaaCACAAAACTGCTTGCTAGCCATCACTCTTACAGTGTATCCCTCTATTTCGgtctctgtctgtccatctcAGAGCAGCATGGACTCCTGCATTGCAAAGGCCTCCTGCCTGTAGTGTGCTCCTCCGAACAGTGGGTGGGGGAGCTGTTGCCTGCCGGAGTGCTCTTGGTAGGGTCCTCTGAAATGGTGCACAGCGTCCGAGATATTTGCAGGTGCAAAGTTAAACTCCTGAACGGGGTGAACGGGAGACAGCTGAGCTTTCTGGAAGCTGGGAGATCGTGGTAGTCCGACAGGAGATCGCGGAGGCCCTGCCTCCATGTCCCCATACCAGCCCTCTCTCCGTCTGTGTCCCTCATAACGTAGTTCTGTGGGCGGGTAAGCAGGAGACCCCACCAATCGGGTGGGCTGCCTCATGTAATACCCACCCTCGCTAACACTGTCTATCTGGGATGAAAGCTCAGCCGGAGCAACCCTGAGAGGGGGCATGTTTGGCGGTGGCCGTCGGTAGGTTAAGTAGCTGTTGTTCATCAAAGTTTTCTCTGGCGAAGGGTTAGATGAGCCACGTCCCGTAGTTGCGTAAATTTGCTCAGCATACGGCTGGCTGTATAGTCTATCCTCTGGCCGAGAATCCGAAACGTAGGGAGTGTAGACAGGCGTAATGCCAGGTGGATAGTGCAGAGGTGCACGAGGTTCTGGTTTGGATTGCATCATGCTCTGTTTGGACACTCTAAATGGAGAAACACTGGTTCCACCACTAGGAGGACGGGTGGGGCTGCCTTGTCTCAAAGAAGGTCCGACGTATGGTCGGGATGGGGGGCGAGAAGGTGGTTTCTCCAGCTCTATAATCTCCATAACCTCTCCGTCTGGTCCCGGGACATTGTCGTATTGCGAGGCATTGGAAGCGCGGTTGGAGCCTGGAGCGAATGCGCGGGAACGGGGGCGGTGCTGTGCCCCGGTGGCCTCCTCTGGAGTTGGGGAGCTGGGCGAGGGTGGAACACCCATAGTTAGACTCGACTGGCTTTCCCGAAGTGCTGCAGCCTTGACTGCTTCCAGTTTGCCTTCGGAAGGCTTGACCCAACGAGGCTTGTCCCTGCGCATGCTGGATCTAGCATTGGAGTTGTGATTTGTCTGGTTCTGGGTCAACGCCTTCCCACCAGCTGTTGCACTGTTGTTGGGCATGTGGGTTGGGACCCGCTCCTTTTGAGGGTCTACACCCCGTCTATCCCTCTCTGGATGAGGCACCTTGTCCAGTGAGCTGGATGGCCGACTCTCTTGGTACCTCTCTGGTGTTCCATCAGTGATGGGACCAGACTCTCGTTTACTGATGCTTGCGGCAGGGCTTGGACCACGAGGGGGTAGACCCTCACCCGTCTGTCCAACCGGCTGCCCGTTAGCCACATGATTGGTTGCTGCTGCCGCCAACCCTGGAGGCTCAGGGGGGAGTTGACCTAATGGTTTCTTAGGAAACTCATCCTCCTTACCTGCACGGGTGATAACagatcagccaatcagagccaACATCAACAAAGAAATGTCAGGTATTAAAGACCCCAAGAAATCGAAACAGATCAAAATATTGACGTCGACTCTTGCACCCAGGGGCATATACAAatttatgaacaaaaaaatGCTCTGTAGAATGAAAATGTCAGCTGGAAAGCAAACTGCATTTCATGGAGTCTTTAAACCATGacaatataaacacacactgaAGTGCAACAGTCATGCAGCTGAATGTCTTTTTAGAAGAACCAAACTGCCAAATAAAGCAAGAGTTACAGTTAGCActtcattcaaataaaaataaaccacaAACATCCATGGCTGGTGTCAAATCAAAGCTCAGTTTGGGAACACTGAGGATTCAAGAagctaaaaaaatacaaataaaaatattaaaacaacacTTACAGTTCAAGCCTGACTGTGAACATAAAAACCATGTGGAGAAAGGATGTGTTAGGTACGTTTTGGAACACACAGCATGTGCACGATATTCAAGTTCGCAGTGAAGGAAACTGAAGAAAACGTCAAGGGAATGATGAACGTTTACACACAAATACTGATGGTTGGGGCGGTTCTTGGTGTGCGTTGAGAAGCGGCCGTGAGGAACAGAAACGTCAAATACAGACAAACCTGTGAACACCTTCAAAGGTGCTAGTTTATCATACTTTGGTTCCAAAATTAAGATTTGCCAAGCACCAAATGCAGGTTACAGGCCAAATGGCTTGTATTGTTGAAATCAAGAATGGTTGTATATTCTTTGCtaatgttcccattaagttatgaaaacattatttctgaatattGGGGATGTTCCCTATTAGCTGGGAGAATTGATTCTAATAGTTTGTTGTCAGCACATTGCTAAGGTAATAATGAAATACTCTAtctgttgcaatgcattctgggacttTTCCATGAAAGACATGTGCCAAAATTTGGTATATTAGAAGAGAGCATGACGCCGATGCCTACCTTTTGAAACAGTCTTTGTGTTGGAAGTGTAACTATGATGAGGTAGGtagctcatatatatatatatatatatatatatatatatatatatatatatatatatatatatataatttgtttgctggtgtggcaaaaagttaattttggaccCTTTTCATCTACTGAGCAGAATCATCTTTCATcggacaataataataataataataataataataataatatatataactcCCTCTATGtatgacataaaaataaataaataaaaactttttatccgtttttttatatgtttaagGTAACCATATTCCTTATAACTGTCCTTTTACATGTTTCTAGCATATAGTACGCCATAACAAATTTTTCTGACATTCCCGTAACAAAGGTTTTGATTAAATGAACCCCcccaaaaatgttttgttgaagAACCCAGGTTTTGTGTGAGACAGAGAAACAAACGAGGGGAGAGGGACGTGTGTGTATAGGGGTAGACGAACGAATGGTTGGTTGATTGACAGATAAAGTAGTCAGTGCGTTTTTGCCCACCGGTTGGTTTTGTAGGAGGGTTGGCGCCCTCCTTTCCCAGACCCACTAGAGTAAGCAGAGGCTATGTTTGAAGCGAAAGGGAGAGAATGCAGATTAGACAAACAGTACATAGTAGCAGtggatgagtgtgtgtgtgtgtgtgtgtgtgtgtgtgtgtgtgtgtgtgtgtgtgtgtgtgtgtgtgtgcaagagaTAAAGGAAAAGATAAAGTAAGTAAGAGTCAGAGATAGATTACCAGGAGACAGTGTGTGCAACAGGATGTTTCCCTCTATGGGTGGTGACACACAGCCATACATTTTATGATTTGCCATGATTTCAGCATGTGTGTTTAAAGTACCTGGAGGTGGCAGCTCCAATTTAGATCGTCTGAGCTCAGACATGGAGTTTTGAAGCTGCTCTATCACAAAGTCATCCTCAAAAAAGAAATCCTTTGACAGAGTCACCTGCAGAAACTTCACCAGATCCTCCATGGACAACTTCAAGAGGGTCTCtaacatgcaaacacacacacggcaGAGATAACACAAGTGGTTACAACTAGAATGTGACATGTTCAAATTCTAAGAAGAATCACATTTAATTACTATACGGTCTATTATGATTAAGTCCTTTCAGGGTTTATTTTGCACATTGTCCATTGCAtagatcattttattttatttatgaatatttgaatCTTTGTTAGTTTTTATGATGGTTTTTGGGGGGATTTTTCAGGATTAGCTAACACCTGGAAGCAATTTTGTCCACAAGGTTAAGTACAGACACACAATTCACAACACACACAATCATTACTTTTGTGTAGTTTGAGGATGGTGTAGGACATCGCAGTCAAAACTCGCTCTCCTTCCAAAATATAAATGTCCCATATTCTCAGCGTAAGTGTAAACGGAGTCTATTCAAAACACATATAAATGGACTCAAATCAGTGAGGTTTCACAAATAATTGTACAACAGAAAACAATAATATGCTCTGATTTaatgaaataatgttttaagtgtCCATACCCGATCCAAGAAACACTGAAAGAACCATTTCATAGTGTACAGGCTGGTGAACACCTCTTGGTTATCCTGTAGAGGGCAGCAaaattacagttattgttaAGTGAATGGcaaaaaaagatataaaaacattttatgcatGCACTCACAAGCTACACACTGCACAGTGTATACTTCTTTAAATCGTATGGGGAAAAGTACACAATGTGTAACCATTACCATTTCAAAAAGTAGTAAGTTacacatttatgttttttttttttttttgtgtgtgtgtgtgtgtgtgtgtatatgtgtgtggcTTTTTTCAAAAATCCtactttgtaaaaaaataaataatacttaaagggaaaaaaatgctATCAGTCATTGCAATCCAGTATTATACACTGTGTGTGATCTTTGGTTGTATATGGCACCATTTGTATTCCTCAAATGTAGGTCATCCAGGTACATGCATCTCATGCATATAGAAGATTCACATATTGTGCACAGTGTATGTACTGCAAAAATAGTGCAAGTACTACAGTTGTATAGTGTTACAGTATATGGCCATATGTTCACACTTTAAAGAGTGAAGCTTATCCTTCTCTTTTATCCTCTTTCTAATCCTCCCACATCAAAGGCTGACTTTCACACACAAATAATTGATTCATTCATCCCTCTATCTATctctttattaattaatattgccTTTTATTAATTACTCTGCCCTTTAATGAATCCCCGTTGGCATTTCTTTGTGAATTCTCTGTTACATGAGCACTCAGGGTTGGCCAGCTGCTCGGGTTTACTTCAGAAAAGGCACACTGACAAATAGAGAACACAATATAGGCCAAAAATAAGACTGCATATGAAGCTTTTCAGCCATTGTGAAAAGATAATATAGGACCCAAAGCATTAATCAGTGAAGTGGCTCAAACTGTCACATTTTGAATGTAATACATGTTTTGGCGGTGTTTTTTTCTGTGTCTTACTAGATGTTGTTTGAGCTTAGGCATCATCTTCTGCAGGATACGGTCATGATGCTCCTGGAAGCGCATGAGTTTAGGGAACCCTGGTACAAAGAAACctagaaaacaacaaaaacaaacaacatttttCAATTTGGTACAGAAATTGTACGTGAAGTGCATGCTTAGAATATTACAGtactgaatgaataaataaacatgaaatgaGTGTCGTTGCTTGCTTGGTGGTTTTTGATTCAGGACACTAATTTTTTCATTGGACATCCAGTGGTGACTGAACACAGTACCAAAATGTAAtcatagggggaaaaaaataaaaacaaaaatgtattaatatgaaTTACATAAGcctaaatgtattattattatctaaTTCAATGGtttattttagatatttatgtaatttataatatacatttattatagatatttatttattttttagtttataaatatacagataacacttaagcaaaacatggtcaggtcaatgtgtaatatatatatatatatatatatatatatatatatatatatatatatatatatatatatatataaactattaatgaatgaaatgttcaaggtgtcagAATGAATTTgggtttgactgtgtgtgtatattatatatatatgagcaatatcacacgagtagccgtgcgatatggctgtatatcagcacgctgtgattcgtccgCAGGCCGAGTGccatcacagcgtgctgatatacagccatatcgcacggctacgagtgtgatattgcgtttatacaacagttcgacggcacgagtgtgtaaataaataagaacaacaacggagtgtctttaaaactgtcttttgtgcagcactacttccttccgccacggattgaaatctcaatttgacagttggaccaagcctccgttactaactctaaaacgtcactttagaactagtaacgaaggaacgttgagtcgcttcattgaaacacattgaattttgtacagtattagagagagcgagagcgagagagagagagtaggctattacctgtgtctggtatattgcattacattcattcttcaagtcgatgtccataatattatatcctttatacaagtccgtttgaatgtccgctgaggaaagcgatctttgtatttgtccttctttacatccattacaccacagcgctaaaacaacttccttttgcaaaagttcctttcaatttaaacgtttcttgtgcttcactgactcattctcctgtaaagtgttgccgccatctaaaggcgtattaatgtaatgttcactcaatccatattacttaatggacatatttatataaaatcatatttattaacaataatatttagaacaacaaataagcacaattgtacagttcagtcaaacataaagcactagttattaaaaaaaaattaggtcaccatttacgcttgtatgtgggtttttacaaatatttaacgaatgaaaaggattttaaagagcgtgtgacaaaacctcctaactcaattggatcctcaaactgtcaatcaagcctcattaatctgcctcacctcctgaatgaagtgcgcacgcagtttggacatctctctgtgcaatgcaaaggtaaataaagatctgatgtttggaAAAGGATGTTtaggcgctgttattaaatatgagtcacatatttcaggtctaaacaacaacattctcgcctaaaaaactattaaaactacagttcgtggtacaagaagtagtatttgtaaaaattatggttgatttgatcggccgccatgacggtcacttcaagcggagtgatacaaacggtgaaaaggcagtaggagtgctgttatcactgaaatatcgcatggctatcagccaatcagattcgagaaccagacagaactgttgtatatatatatatatatatatatatatatatatatatcaaaatcaaaataataataataataattataataataatttatttatttattttagatttgtttcagatatttaattttataattgcaGGCTGTTTGGATTATCTTgaatttcaaaataaacaaaaattaaaaaaaaaataacattattattattattattatttatcatttattttagatatttatttatttaaaattgctAGCTGTTTGGATTATCTTGACTAAGGTGACGCACagttttttgagaaaaaaatacatgcaaattataataaaattacaattacaataaaaattactacTACTACAAAATATGTTTGTTATGAAGAGAAAATGCTTgacactattattattattatttaataatgtcAAGCATTTTCTCTTCCATTACAAACATATTTTGCCATCTTACATATGCAGTATTGTTATGATgatgattatgattattatgattatgattattatcaatgctacTCAACACCAGTTGAGTACCTCTGTTCTAGAGTGGGCAAAAGTGTGTGCATGTACCGTGCATGGCATGTCTCTGTCCAGAGAGCAGCTTAACCAGTGCCCAGAAAGCATCTTCCTCATTCATATAGATGAGTAACAGAGCAGTGATCTGACTCATGCCCTGACAATAGCCCACCtcctacacacacactcacacacacacacacacacacacaccccataAGAGAGAGAATCCATAGTGTGCGGCTTCTTTCCACACATAAATCAACTGCAAACACATGATTGCCTAGACAGCAATTtaaattattcaatatattaatataggGACATAAACTGAAATCTACACagctatttttaaaaaggggGTATTTTTGAGTATATTTGACTCACCGTGTTATAAATGGAGTATGCTGTAAGCACATGAAACAGATCCTGCTGTCTGAAATAcaacacacaaaacaatcatGTAAACATCCTGCATTCTGCTTTCCAATTTTATGCCATGGATCATTAAGTTTTAGCACATTTTTGCATGTCCTGTTCTTTTCCTCTCTCATTGTCTCATTTTCCTGTCCGTTTTTCTGTCTTGTGGATGTCTAAGGCCACACTGTGAAAATGATCTGACCCTTTCAAATCTCCACAGGTAAATGTCACATCAGTCAATATGAGTGCTTTAGCCCTGTCACAATTCAATACACCAATAACTCGAAGAGAAACGGTGGGGTGTGGGCGTCTCTCTCTCGCTCCATTGCGCTCTCAACTTTTCCATTTCACATGCTGGTTAAATGTAGCAGTTTATGGCCATGAGAAATGGAAGCACCTCcgagaagaaataaaaaatatattttacacagGCAGATTAAAGccctacataaaaaaaaaaaaaagtctccaTCAGCAAAGCACTTCAGTATGAAAGCCTGCTAAAACACTACAATGTATGCAATATTTGCAATAAAATGGTTGGATACTTGAATTAATTATTCAGAATCtaaattgattgaaattaaatgtttgGATACTTGattatatgaaaacaaaacaaaactaaaaacaaaacacaaaatgtttgGCAACTTGAATAACTTGTTcagaagcaaaacaaaacaaaacaaaaagaaaaaaaaaacaaaacaaaatgtttagatAATTGAACTTGTTc
Above is a genomic segment from Megalobrama amblycephala isolate DHTTF-2021 linkage group LG14, ASM1881202v1, whole genome shotgun sequence containing:
- the usp6nl gene encoding USP6 N-terminal-like protein isoform X3, with translation MTSNSEQDAAVKLEQERAEILAKYDKGKESAEVEPWEETNFDLYKAVDRFGFLHEDELPMYDIVEEKQKHLEVERTTKWLKMLKSWEKYKNSDKLVRRIYKGIPLQLRGQVWCLLLDVPKIKEEKKDFYEKLKIRARGLSPDVRQIDLDVNRTYRDHIMFMHRYDVKQQDLFHVLTAYSIYNTEVGYCQGMSQITALLLIYMNEEDAFWALVKLLSGQRHAMHGFFVPGFPKLMRFQEHHDRILQKMMPKLKQHLDNQEVFTSLYTMKWFFQCFLDRTPFTLTLRIWDIYILEGERVLTAMSYTILKLHKKTLLKLSMEDLVKFLQVTLSKDFFFEDDFVIEQLQNSMSELRRSKLELPPPGKEDEFPKKPLGQLPPEPPGLAAAATNHVANGQPVGQTGEGLPPRGPSPAASISKRESGPITDGTPERYQESRPSSSLDKVPHPERDRRGVDPQKERVPTHMPNNSATAGGKALTQNQTNHNSNARSSMRRDKPRWVKPSEGKLEAVKAAALRESQSSLTMGVPPSPSSPTPEEATGAQHRPRSRAFAPGSNRASNASQYDNVPGPDGEVMEIIELEKPPSRPPSRPYVGPSLRQGSPTRPPSGGTSVSPFRVSKQSMMQSKPEPRAPLHYPPGITPVYTPYVSDSRPEDRLYSQPYAEQIYATTGRGSSNPSPEKTLMNNSYLTYRRPPPNMPPLRVAPAELSSQIDSVSEGGYYMRQPTRLVGSPAYPPTELRYEGHRRREGWYGDMEAGPPRSPVGLPRSPSFQKAQLSPVHPVQEFNFAPANISDAVHHFRGPYQEHSGRQQLPHPLFGGAHYRQEAFAMQESMLL
- the usp6nl gene encoding USP6 N-terminal-like protein isoform X1 yields the protein MQVLQIVKELVSPSHRRASGRFAASNSEQDAAVKLEQERAEILAKYDKGKESAEVEPWEETNFDLYKAVDRFGFLHEDELPMYDIVEEKQKHLEVERTTKWLKMLKSWEKYKNSDKLVRRIYKGIPLQLRGQVWCLLLDVPKIKEEKKDFYEKLKIRARGLSPDVRQIDLDVNRTYRDHIMFMHRYDVKQQDLFHVLTAYSIYNTEVGYCQGMSQITALLLIYMNEEDAFWALVKLLSGQRHAMHGFFVPGFPKLMRFQEHHDRILQKMMPKLKQHLDNQEVFTSLYTMKWFFQCFLDRTPFTLTLRIWDIYILEGERVLTAMSYTILKLHKKTLLKLSMEDLVKFLQVTLSKDFFFEDDFVIEQLQNSMSELRRSKLELPPPGKEDEFPKKPLGQLPPEPPGLAAAATNHVANGQPVGQTGEGLPPRGPSPAASISKRESGPITDGTPERYQESRPSSSLDKVPHPERDRRGVDPQKERVPTHMPNNSATAGGKALTQNQTNHNSNARSSMRRDKPRWVKPSEGKLEAVKAAALRESQSSLTMGVPPSPSSPTPEEATGAQHRPRSRAFAPGSNRASNASQYDNVPGPDGEVMEIIELEKPPSRPPSRPYVGPSLRQGSPTRPPSGGTSVSPFRVSKQSMMQSKPEPRAPLHYPPGITPVYTPYVSDSRPEDRLYSQPYAEQIYATTGRGSSNPSPEKTLMNNSYLTYRRPPPNMPPLRVAPAELSSQIDSVSEGGYYMRQPTRLVGSPAYPPTELRYEGHRRREGWYGDMEAGPPRSPVGLPRSPSFQKAQLSPVHPVQEFNFAPANISDAVHHFRGPYQEHSGRQQLPHPLFGGAHYRQEAFAMQESMLL
- the usp6nl gene encoding USP6 N-terminal-like protein isoform X2; this translates as MHTKGLNGNTDHEEIEPASNSEQDAAVKLEQERAEILAKYDKGKESAEVEPWEETNFDLYKAVDRFGFLHEDELPMYDIVEEKQKHLEVERTTKWLKMLKSWEKYKNSDKLVRRIYKGIPLQLRGQVWCLLLDVPKIKEEKKDFYEKLKIRARGLSPDVRQIDLDVNRTYRDHIMFMHRYDVKQQDLFHVLTAYSIYNTEVGYCQGMSQITALLLIYMNEEDAFWALVKLLSGQRHAMHGFFVPGFPKLMRFQEHHDRILQKMMPKLKQHLDNQEVFTSLYTMKWFFQCFLDRTPFTLTLRIWDIYILEGERVLTAMSYTILKLHKKTLLKLSMEDLVKFLQVTLSKDFFFEDDFVIEQLQNSMSELRRSKLELPPPGKEDEFPKKPLGQLPPEPPGLAAAATNHVANGQPVGQTGEGLPPRGPSPAASISKRESGPITDGTPERYQESRPSSSLDKVPHPERDRRGVDPQKERVPTHMPNNSATAGGKALTQNQTNHNSNARSSMRRDKPRWVKPSEGKLEAVKAAALRESQSSLTMGVPPSPSSPTPEEATGAQHRPRSRAFAPGSNRASNASQYDNVPGPDGEVMEIIELEKPPSRPPSRPYVGPSLRQGSPTRPPSGGTSVSPFRVSKQSMMQSKPEPRAPLHYPPGITPVYTPYVSDSRPEDRLYSQPYAEQIYATTGRGSSNPSPEKTLMNNSYLTYRRPPPNMPPLRVAPAELSSQIDSVSEGGYYMRQPTRLVGSPAYPPTELRYEGHRRREGWYGDMEAGPPRSPVGLPRSPSFQKAQLSPVHPVQEFNFAPANISDAVHHFRGPYQEHSGRQQLPHPLFGGAHYRQEAFAMQESMLL